The genomic segment TATCTTGCATGGGACCATTTGCTCTTGATTtcaagcagagttgctttaATTGACGATGTACCCAGATCAATGCCCAACACGTACTTTGTctttgccgccattttgtttcacGTGAAATGTTCGggaccacagggaacccagcAAAGCAGCCCAGGCAAGCGGAACAAACATATATCGCATTCCTTCGCCAGGTTCTTTGTTTGTAGTTGTTTTTGCTGCTTTCGTCTGTTCCGTTGATAGATTATCACGATGAAGGTAGCGATTATCGGGTCAGGAGCCAGTGGTCTTGTATCAATGAAATCGTGTATCGATGAAGGGATAGAGCCCGTCTGCTTCGAGCAAGAAGATTCCATTGGCGGACTGTGGCACTTCACCCCAGAAGAGCGACACAGCTCAGTCTACCGCTCCATCGTCATCAACACCAGCAAGGAAATGATGTGTTTCTCGGATTTCCCAATACCCAAGGATTATCCCCCATTTATGCACCACTCATACGTCATGAAATACTTCCACCTTTTCGCCAGGCACTTTGATTTGTACAAGTACATTCGCTATAGAACCAAAGTGTTGGAAGTAAAAAAGACGGACGACTTTAACGACACTGGGAACTGGGAGTTGAGCTATGTGTCGCTGGAAGATACGACCAAGGTGAAGAGAGAAGTTTTTAATGGTGTAATGGTGTGCGTGGGGCACCATTCCAAGCCTTATTGGCCAGTGTTCCCTGCAATGCATAAGTTCTGTGGAGTCAAAATGCATAGCCATGCCTACAAGGATTTCCGAGGGTTTGAGGGAAAGACCGTCGTGGTTATAGGTTGGTATACACCAccatgaccccccccccccccccctcaatcaAAAGGACCGTTGATCGATTTTGAACAATAAAACTACCAAATTGTATTGTCCATTCGTTAATAATCGAACAAAGAAGAATGTTAAGGTCaataaatttttattatgaagAGATCGATATGCTATTGATATAATTGATAATTGTGAAGGATTGTGTGTAActatattgttttattatcaatcttctgatccttCTAAAAATGTAAAGCGCCATTGAGCTTTAGGAAATGGCGCTATATAAAttaagtattattattattattatccaaTCATTATCAGTTCATTAACATTATTGATTAATTTTAATATATCAATTGGTTTTTCAATATTgattttgattgattgataGAACAGGCCAGGCATGATCACCAtggtttgattgacatgaACTTGTTAACTAGGTGGTTTTGTAATGTTCTGATGCACAATGGAGCACTTCTCTGACACACTTGGTTGGCTAGTGGGGTTCATGTCATTCAGATAGTGATGATCTTTTGCCATAGTGCAACAGATTCCTTTAATCAGATAAGTTCTGTTTTACCAGCCCTTGTTATGAGTTGATTTCTACACAGCAGATGTAGAATAAAAGGACTGTTCCATATGATTTACCATCACACTTctcaagaaagaaaaaatattaagaaGTAAATTAGCAAAGCTTTATATGCATTAGCATTCTAAGAACTTCATGGCTTTAGATTGTTGAATTGGTATTGTTTTTTCAGGTGTTGGTAATTCTGGTGGTGATATTGCTGTTGAACTCAGCCGGCACAACTGCAAAGTATACCTGAGCACGAGACGAGGAACCTACGTCCTGTCCCGCTTGCATGACAGTGGGGTCCCTTTTGACTACTGGGCCAACTGCCGCGCCCTTTTCACACTCCCTAGATTCCTCAAATCTGCAGTAATCAAATCGCGCATCAACAAGAAAGTTGATCACAGGAAACTTGGCTTGCAACCTGATTATCACCCAACCTCACAGCACCCCACAGTCAATGATGATCTTCCCAACCGTATCATGAATGGAACAGTCACTGTAAAGCCAAATGTTTCTACATTTACAGAAACAGGTGTGGAATTTGAGGATGGGACTGGCGACGATGCTGTTGATGTTGTGATTTTCTGCACGGGCTACAGCATTGGCTTCAACtgtattgaccaatcaattcTTCCTGTT from the Nematostella vectensis chromosome 4, jaNemVect1.1, whole genome shotgun sequence genome contains:
- the LOC5503009 gene encoding flavin-containing monooxygenase 5, which gives rise to MKVAIIGSGASGLVSMKSCIDEGIEPVCFEQEDSIGGLWHFTPEERHSSVYRSIVINTSKEMMCFSDFPIPKDYPPFMHHSYVMKYFHLFARHFDLYKYIRYRTKVLEVKKTDDFNDTGNWELSYVSLEDTTKVKREVFNGVMVCVGHHSKPYWPVFPAMHKFCGVKMHSHAYKDFRGFEGKTVVVIGVGNSGGDIAVELSRHNCKVYLSTRRGTYVLSRLHDSGVPFDYWANCRALFTLPRFLKSAVIKSRINKKVDHRKLGLQPDYHPTSQHPTVNDDLPNRIMNGTVTVKPNVSTFTETGVEFEDGTGDDAVDVVIFCTGYSIGFNCIDQSILPVCENDVTLYKYVFPPHLSKPTLAVLGCFQPLGAINPVVDLQSRWVVQVFKGMKHLPPKEIMMEDIMKKKKDMAGRYYASRRHTIQVDYVAYSDELATLIGCKPSLWKLLVTDPTLAIQCFFGPCTPPQFRLEGPGAWPGAREAIMKASANCLYLTKSRVLEKKGRQKNKVSVLVKVALLVVLLAILWACLW